A region of Maniola jurtina chromosome 18, ilManJurt1.1, whole genome shotgun sequence DNA encodes the following proteins:
- the LOC123874171 gene encoding uncharacterized protein LOC123874171: protein MSPILFNIVTAKIFHRVVNVSLCQYADDFVLFSTNKDIFESVSKLQGALIIFNELLNDMGLELSVKKSKFCIFSRGHRRQRVELKVDTFSLELVEVYKYLGLWLDKSLRWGKHIGETVIKVQKCFNLLNVLAGSSWGVHTKHLRQIYLALIRSRIDYGSFIYDNAAKCHLIKLDRLQNQALRITGGFIKTTPIHVMESELCIPPLKQRRRDWKEYFDKMSLEKGIWYRTLQSEPPHIPWSSCTRMKRKYVVLAHRLRSGHIPGNKFGFLMGKTSSPNCDSCGVIDDVYHWLVECVRFQSGRDRLVELLNLKRLQVGVFNSLLANPNSDGACNLFRWFMIG from the exons ATGTCACCGATACTATTTAATATTGTAACAGCTAAAATTTTTCATAGAGTAGTTAATGTTTCATTATGTCAATATGCGGAtgactttgttttatttagtaCAAATAAAGACATATTTGAAAGTGTTAGCAAGTTACAGGGagcattaattatatttaatgagTTGTTAAATGATATGGGATTGGAGCTATctgttaaaaaatcaaaattttgtatatttagtaGGGGTCATAGAAGACAACGAGTAGAATTAAAAGTGGACACTTTTTCTTTAGAGTTGGTAgaagtttataaatatttaggtttatGGTTAGACAAATCCTTACGTTGGGGTAAGCACATCGGCGAGACGGTCATAAAAGtgcaaaaatgttttaatttgctTAATGTTTTGGCTGGATCATCCTGGGGCGTTCACACTAAACATTTGCGTCAAATTTATTTAGCTTTGATACGAAGTCGTATAGATTATGGATCCTTCATATATGACAATGCCGCAAAAtgtcatttaattaaattagataGGTTACAAAATCAGGCTTTGAGAATAACAGGGGGCTTTATAAAGACTACTCCAATTCACGTTATGGAGAGTGAGCTTTGTAttccaccgttaaagcaacgGAGGAG AGATTGGAAAGAATACTTCGACAAAATGTCATTAGAAAAAGGAATATGGTATCGAACGTTGCAGAGTGAGCCTCCTCATATACCTTGGAGCAGCTGTACACGAATGAAAAGGAAATATGTAGTGTTGGCCCACAGGCTTAGATCAGGGCACATTCCAGGCAACAAATTCGGATTTCTTATGGGAAAAACATCTTCTCCAAATTGTGACTCCTGTGGAGTCATAGATGATGTATATCATTGGTTGGTGGAATGTGTCCGATTCCAATCAGGAAGAGACCGTCTGGTTGAATTATTAAACTTGAAGAGATTGCAAGTTGGTGTCTTTAATAGCTTATTAGCTAATCCAAATTCTGACGGAGCTTGCAATCTCTTTAGATGGTTTATGATAGGATAG